TTACAGTGCGTATTCCGGGTGTAGCCCGTTTAGGTTTTTTACCTCCTATTTATGCTGCAATAAATGGCTTAACAGCCGTTTTGCTGATTTTTGCAGTAGTACAAATAAAAAAAGGAAACCGTGTAGCTCACGAGAAAATCATGAAAACCTGCATAGGTTTATCGGTGGTTTTTTTAGTCTTGTATGTTGTATATCATGCGACATCAGATTCGACCATGTTTGGCGATACTAATCTTGATGGGGTTGTATCTGATGCTGAAAATGCTTCTATAGGTTCTTTTAAATACGTATACTACTTCATTTTAATCTCACACATTCTACTTTCAATAGGAGTGATCCCATTTGTTTTGGTGACTTACGTTCGTGCCACGCTGGGCAAATTTAAATTACACCGTAAAATCGCGCGTATTACATTTCCTATATGGTTATATGTTGCAGTAACCGGTGTAGTCGTGTATTTTATGATTTTCCCGTATTACCCTGCTTAAAACCTTGCTATGAAAAAAGTTCTTCTTTCTTTACTATTCATATTAGTTACATTTTCTATAAATGCTCAATGTGCAATGTGTAGAGCTGTTTTAGAAAGTGAGACAGATAATAGTATGGCAGAGGGAGTAAATAATGGGATTGTATATCTTGCTGCAATACCCTATATCTTAATGGGAGGACTCATCTATCTTATTTACAGAAGTAGAAAAAAAGCTGATCGCTAAATACCAGTTGATTTCAAATAATTTTATAGTTTTTTTGTAACAAACCCCCTACTTTGTGGTCTATTATGAAAGTATAGATTGAGACCTCTCTTTTATATTTTTTTATTCTAAACCATCATTATATGATTGCTATCAAAGATTTGCATAAGTCCTATAACATGGGAGCTAATTCATTGCATGTACTTAAGGGTATCAATTTTTCAGTAAAAGAGGGAGAGCTCGTTTCAATAATGGGATCATCAGGTTCTGGCAAATCTACATTGCTTAATATTCTGGGAATGCTTGATGAAGCAGACAATGGTTCGTACACGCTCGACAATGTTCCTATTAAAAATCTTAACGAAAAAATAGCAGCCCAGTATCGCAATCGATTTTTGGGTTTTATCTTTCAGTCGTTCAATCTTATTAATTATAAAAGTGCTTTAGATAATGTGGGGATGCCTCTTTACTATCAGGGTATGAAGCGAAAAGAACGCACTGAAAAAGCGATGAGCTATCTTGAAAAAGTAGGTCTTGCAAACTGGGCACATCATATGCCTAATGAACTTTCTGGAGGTCAGAAGCAACGTGTGGCAATCGCACGAGCATTAGCAAGTGATCCTAAAGTTTTACTGGCAGATGAACCTACCGGAGCCTTAGATACAAAGACAAGTTACGAGGTGATGGAGCTTATACAGGGTATAAACGATGAAGGCAAAACCATTCTAATTGTTACGCACGAAGACGATATCGCGCATATGACTAAGCGCATCGTGAACCTTAAAGACGGGTTAATTATAGATGACACACTGGTTAATCAAGTAAGGGCTTCATCTCATGTTTAGTTTAGAACGCTGGCAAGAAATATTAGAGACCATCTCAAAAAATAGGTTGCGTACCTTCTTAACAGGTCTTTCTGTAGCTTCAGGTATATTTATTCTGGTAATACTTTTGGGTTTTGGTCAGGGAATGCAAAATGGAATTAGCAAAGAATTTGAGCAGGATGCCTCTAATCGTATTTCTGTATATACGGGTGTTACTTCTGTAGGCTATAAAGGTCTTAATCCCGGAAGATTTGTGGAGATGACTAATGAGGATTATGATTACCTGATAACTAAATATGAGGATGATCTTCAATTTAAATCTTCAGTATATAGAATATGGAGTGGTATTTTAAGCTTTAAAAATGAATCAGGAAGTTATCGTGTTGAAGGGGTGTATCCTGATTATCAATTTTTAGAAAACGCGAGTTTAACTGAAGGCCGCTATATAAATTACTCTGATCAGGATTCTAAGGCTAAAGTAATTGCAATAGGCAATAAGGTAAAGCAAGATCTTTTTAAAGACAAAAGCCCTATA
The sequence above is a segment of the Leeuwenhoekiella sp. MAR_2009_132 genome. Coding sequences within it:
- a CDS encoding DUF420 domain-containing protein, producing MEAIEKKEKLYNRWIIILSIAIPVAVALLFTVRIPGVARLGFLPPIYAAINGLTAVLLIFAVVQIKKGNRVAHEKIMKTCIGLSVVFLVLYVVYHATSDSTMFGDTNLDGVVSDAENASIGSFKYVYYFILISHILLSIGVIPFVLVTYVRATLGKFKLHRKIARITFPIWLYVAVTGVVVYFMIFPYYPA
- a CDS encoding ABC transporter ATP-binding protein; its protein translation is MIAIKDLHKSYNMGANSLHVLKGINFSVKEGELVSIMGSSGSGKSTLLNILGMLDEADNGSYTLDNVPIKNLNEKIAAQYRNRFLGFIFQSFNLINYKSALDNVGMPLYYQGMKRKERTEKAMSYLEKVGLANWAHHMPNELSGGQKQRVAIARALASDPKVLLADEPTGALDTKTSYEVMELIQGINDEGKTILIVTHEDDIAHMTKRIVNLKDGLIIDDTLVNQVRASSHV